The genomic segment CGCCCTTGCCGAGGATGACCGGCACGCCGGTGAACACATCTTTGATGCCGTACTGGCCGTCGAGATGCACCGAGGCGGCGACGAGGGTCTTGCGGTCGTTGAGGACCGCGTCGGCCATCTTGACCGTCGAGGCGGCCGGGGCATAATACGCCGACCCGGTCTTGAGGAGCTTCACAATTTCGGCGCCGCCGTCGCGGGTGCGTTGCACGATGGCGTCGATGCGTTCCTTCGGGATCAGCTCGGTGATCGGGATGCCGCCGACGGTGGTGTAATGCGGCAGCGGGACCATCGAGTCGCCGTGGCCGCCGAGCACCATCGCCTGGGTCTCGGTCATCGCCACGCCCAGTTCCATCGCCACGAATGTGCGGAAGCGGGTCGAGTCGAGAACGCCCGCCTGACCGAAGACCATGTTCTTGGCCAGGCCCGACTTCTTCCAGGCGCGGTAGGTCATGACATCCAGCGGATTGGACACGACCAGAATCATCGCCTTGGGCGCATGTTTAGTGATCCCCTCCATCACCGAATCCATGATCTGAATGTTGGTGTTGAGCAGATCCTCGCGGCTCATCCCCGGCTTGCGGGCGATTCCGGCGGTGACGATCACCAGTTGCGATCCGGCGGCGGCTGCGTAGTCATTGGACCCTTCGACGCGGACATCATAACCGCGCACCGGCCCGGCCTGGGTCAGGTCGAGCGCCTTGCCCTGAGGCATTCCCTCGATCACATCGATCAACACCACGTCGCACAGGTTCGCCTCGGCGAGGTACTGCGCGCAGGCGGCGCCGACGTTGCCGGCTCCGACGACGGTGACTTTCTTGTCCATTCTTGTCCCCTTTCCTGGGCCGTTATCAATGCACTGCCATGATTTCAGGTCGATGGCGGCTCATCCCGCCGCCGTCAAATGTCGAGGCACTCGGTTTCCGTTTTCAGCCGCGCTTTTTCCGCGTGCATCGGATCGTGTTTGCGCACCACGGTGGTCAGGGCGCTGTCTTCAACGATCAGCATCCGGGCCGGCCGTCCGACATAGTCGAACGCCGCCTCAAGCGCGGCCGCCAGCGACTCAAACGGCACATAGCCGTAGCGCTTCACTTCAGCGGCCGCCATGCCGGTGACGGCAAACAGTCGGAACCGCTTCAGCGCCCGCGCGGTCCGCACCAGTTTGTGCAGGCCCAGCGTGTAGGGCTCTCCTTCCAGCCCGGCCCACTGCGCGCGGTCGGGGTATTGATCAATCAGACGCGCGTAGAACCGCGCGCCCACCCCTTCCCGGCACGGGGCGGTCATGATCAACACGCCGCCGTCGCGCACGCCGGCCATCGGCAGCTCCCACCCCTTCATGCCCTGGTAGAGACTCAGATCCAGCGGCGGATGGATGGCGCCGATGACGACATCATACGGCGCGTCGATTTCGACCACGTAACAATTCCGGGCGGCATCGCAGGCGGCGGTGAAGGTTTTGTCAATCTGCCCGGCGTACGCGTGGGCAATGCGGTCATTCTTTTCCAGCACCACCTGGATCGACCAGAGGATTTTGTCAGCGAGGATGCGCGTGTGGCGGTGGATGAACTCGCGCACGGGATTGCCCGCGACGCGCAACACAGCCGCGTCGCGCGACACCGCGCCGGCGTGGGAACGCTCCACCGTGTCAAAGCCGGCCAGTCCGGGAATGATCGACTTGCGGCCGCCGGTGAAACCGGCGAAGAAGTGCGGCTCGACCGAGTTGATCAGGATGACGCGGTCGGCCTCCAGCAGCGCCTTGTTAATCTGGATCGGTTCACCGTCGGATTCGACCGTCACCAATTGCGAGGTGTCGTAGCCGTCGTGCACCAGCAGACGCGGCGCGATTTCGGCCCAATGCGCGCCGAACAGCGTCTCGGTCTCGCCGTCGCGCGGCCCGCGGTGCAGGCCGCTGGCGATGATGACACGCCAGTGCGCGGCCGCGGTCAATTCCGGCCAGAGGGCGTCGAGGATCCGCGCGGTCGGCGTTGACCGCGTCGCATCATTGACCACCACCAGCAGGTTCCGGACGCCGTGGACAAAGTCGCGCAACGCGGGCGCATCGAGCGGATGCTCAAGCGCGTCGCGCAGAATGCGGTCGGAATCAATCCCATCGACGGCGCGCCGTCCGACCACATCGCAACGCACCCCCTCCGGCAGAGTCACCGCCAGATGTTGCCGGCCGTAGCGGATGGAATAGCCGGGGTCAGTCGTTGCCATGCGAGGCCTCCAAAGCGGGCGGGAAAATGCCCGTTTGCAGGTCCGCTTTCAAGCGGGATCGACGCCACGGCGAAGATTCTGACAGAACTGTACGTGCGAATCGGGGGAACAGTCCGGGCCGATAGCAACTGCCGAACAGCCCGGATCGTCCTGTTGAGCGAAGAGAAGCATCTGCTTTTTGTCAGCCGGCGTGAAAAGCGAAGCATTTAGTAGGTCAGGAGCACCGCGCTTCTGGATGGCATCGGTCTTATGGGAGACCCGTGCGCGGGGCTCCTGACTCTGCGGCCGCGACAGTTGTGTCAGGAGCCCTGCGCCGGGAACGTGCCAGCAGATTCAAGAGTGTCGTAGGCGCAGTGCTCCTGACCTACGACTGTCTGCATGAGACTCAGCGAGCCCGTACAGACAAACAGCGCTACAGCGAATCGCGGCCCGGATGGGGGTCAACCCAGGTGGAATCGTTGCCCCAGTCGCAATCGATCGGTTCGATCTGGCGCTCGAACGTCACGGGCGGATCGAGCGGCAACGGAATCCGGATGGCAACGGTTGGGTTCAAATACCAACCATCCAGCCCATGGGCCGGACAATTGTCACCGGGCTGCATGACGGAGTAGCGGACGATGGTCCCGGTCGCGGCGCGCTCCAGCGCGGTCAGCCAGATGCCTCCACCCCAGCGCAATTGCTGCCCCGCGCGCAGAATCAGGACCGCGTGGGTGGTGAAATCGACGCCGATGACAGGCGGGGGCAACGGGAACGGCAACGGAACGACCAGACTGCTGTCGTCCGGCGGGATCGGGATGGTGTCGGGCGAGCGATAAAGCTCGCACTCGTAGGCCCGGCCAAGCCAGGCCGTCCAGGCGGCCGAGTCGGTGATGATCTGCTCCTCCGGCCCGAGGTCGCAGAAGCCATCGGTGTAGTAAAGCGTCATCGGCTCGTTGGGATCGGGTCCGGGGCAGTTGTGAACGACATCCGCGCGCACCCAGCGAACCGGCTCAGCCAGCGGGCGTTCGATCATCACGGCCGCCACCGGGGAGAATCCCATCGGGACAAACATCGCCATGATCATGTCGCAACAGGACTGATCGAGCCGCGAGACCTCGTAATGGATCGTGGTCCGGCCTTCCTCTTCCTCCACACCGGTCACCCAGACCGCGCGGTGGCAGAAGGCGCCGGAATCGTACTCGACGCTGATGGCGGCGACCACATGGGTAGTGAAGTCGACCGGCGGCGGCTCGGTGACGCAAGGGCCGCCACACGGTCCGCTGGAGTCGTCGGGATGCATCGGATCGTGCATCCCCCGCCACTGGCATCCGGCAACCTCATCCCACCAGGCCTTCCACGCCGCCGAATCGGCGATGATCAAGTTGCGCGGGTTCTCGGCGCAGTCGGTGTAGGCGGCGTAGAGCGGTATCAGGCCCTGATCGGGAAGGATGTCGGGGAATGTCTGACCGGAAGAATCGGGGAAGCCATCGGCCGGGTCATCGTTGTGGAACCGTCCGCCGCCGGCCAGGGGCGCGGCGTTCTCGGCCGGACGGTTCGGCGATGAGTCCCCGCATCCGGATGCCAGCAGAATCAAGAAAGCCAGAACAAGAGAGGCCGTCGCGCGCATGGCGGTATCCTTCCGTCCGGTGATGGGCCCAGCGGCCCCGTTGGCCGTTGTGCCCATTTTACACCTGTCAGAATCCAATATTCCCGTTAAAATGCAAGAAGATTCGCCTCACGGGAAACCCGGACCCCGTCGGCCCCGTATTGTGGCCATGCCCAAACCGCTCTTCCTCCAGTGGCTTACACGCCAGCGTCTCCCCGCCGCGGAGATGCGGTTTCGTGATCTCAAAGCCGAGACTCGATGGCTGCTCTGGTTTGCCGTGCTCTATATCCTCGCATCGGTGGCCACCGGATTGGCGATCAAATACCTGCCCTATCCACTTTGGGGGGCCACCTACTTTACCCAGGACACTTGGTATGTCGTTGGCTTCAAGTTCGCGCTGCTACTGGCGTTGCCGCTGGTCATCTACCGACGCTGGGGATACCGCATCCGTGAATTGTGTCCTGGGTGGAAGCTGTCGCTGCGATCGGCGCTGGTGCTGGTGGCCTGCTATGCCGCCGGAGTGTTGATCAACGCCTCGCGCTGGGCGGAGGCGAAGCAAGCGTTGGCGATGCATCCGGCCGTCGAAGGGTATGCCCGCGCGGCGATCGGCGTGATTCTCCCCTGGTTCATGGCGGGGATACCGGAGGAAGTGGTCTACCGCGGGATGTTACAGACGCGGTTGGAGGCCCGTTGGGGACGGATCACGGCCACACTGGTCAGTGTCATTCTGTTTGTCGCCTGGCACATCCCGACCCGCTTTTTCCTGGCCCGCGGCGTGGAAGGCAAGGCGGGCGATTTCGGTTCGGTGCTGTTCGGCACCGGGTTGCCGGTGGCGATCGTCGCGATCATCTTCGCCTGGGCCTGGGATCGCTGGCGCAATCTGCCGGCCTTGATCGCCATTCACTCAGGCGTCGACACACTGCCTATCCTCTGTTCAATGCTGCAATCGACGGCGGAGAGTTTCCGCTGAATCACCTCGCATGAAAAACGGGGCCGGTCGCGCGACCGGCCCCGGAGGTCCCTCCCGAGCATGCCGGATCACTTGAGGTCGGGGAAGAAAAACGCGATCTCGGTCTTGGCGTTCTCGACCGAATCGGAGCCGTGGACCGAGTTGCGTTCCAGATCAATGGCCAGATCATAGCGGACCGTGCCGCAGGCGGCATTTTTCGGATTGGTGGCGCCGATCAGGGCGCGGTAGTCGGCCACCGCGTTTTCCTTTTCCAGCGCGGCCACCACCACCGGCCCCGAAGACATGAAGGCGCAAAGCGAATCGAGGAAGGGCTTGCCTTCATGGACGGCATAAAACCGCCGCGCTTCGGCCGGGGTGAGATGAACCATCTTCAACGCCTTGATGACAAAGCGCGCCTGTTCCACGCGGCGCAGGATTTCGCCGATCAGATTGCGCCCGGTCGCATCGGGCTTGATGATCATGAGCGTACGTTCCAAGTTCGGTCCCTTTCGGTGTGATCCGGTCAATGACCGATGGCGCGCGCAGGCGCGACGGTCCACGTTACTTCTTCTTCGATTTCTTTTTGGCCGCCAGCTTCCTGGTCTTCGGCTTCGCCTTGGCGGCGGGTTTGGCTTTGCGAGCGACTTTGGCCGGGGTGCGCTTGCGCGCCGAGGCGGCCAGCGTCACCTTCGGACGCACATCGATCACACGGGCCCGTTGACGGGCGGCGCGGCTTTTCAATTCGGCTTCGATCATTTCGGGAATCTCGGCCGGCGACTCGGCGACCTCGACGCCGACGGCGCGGAAGGCGGCGATCTTCTCGGCCGCGGTCCCCGATCCGCCGGCGATGATCGCTCCCGCGTGCCCCATGCGCTTGCCGGGGGGCGCGGTGCGTCCGGCGATGAAGCCCACCACCGGCTTGGTCATCTGCCGCTGGATGAACTCGGCGGCGATTTCCTCGTCGTTGCCGCCGATCTCGCCGATTAAGACCACCGCCTCGGTCTGGCGGTCGTGCTCGAAGAGATTGAGAATGTCGATGAAGCGCATGCCGATGATCGGGTCGCCGCCAATGCCGATGCAAGTCGACTGCCCCAGCCCGGCTTTGGTCAGATGGTGAACAACTTCGTAGGTCAGG from the bacterium genome contains:
- a CDS encoding type II CAAX endopeptidase family protein, with the translated sequence MPKPLFLQWLTRQRLPAAEMRFRDLKAETRWLLWFAVLYILASVATGLAIKYLPYPLWGATYFTQDTWYVVGFKFALLLALPLVIYRRWGYRIRELCPGWKLSLRSALVLVACYAAGVLINASRWAEAKQALAMHPAVEGYARAAIGVILPWFMAGIPEEVVYRGMLQTRLEARWGRITATLVSVILFVAWHIPTRFFLARGVEGKAGDFGSVLFGTGLPVAIVAIIFAWAWDRWRNLPALIAIHSGVDTLPILCSMLQSTAESFR
- the larA gene encoding nickel-dependent lactate racemase is translated as MATTDPGYSIRYGRQHLAVTLPEGVRCDVVGRRAVDGIDSDRILRDALEHPLDAPALRDFVHGVRNLLVVVNDATRSTPTARILDALWPELTAAAHWRVIIASGLHRGPRDGETETLFGAHWAEIAPRLLVHDGYDTSQLVTVESDGEPIQINKALLEADRVILINSVEPHFFAGFTGGRKSIIPGLAGFDTVERSHAGAVSRDAAVLRVAGNPVREFIHRHTRILADKILWSIQVVLEKNDRIAHAYAGQIDKTFTAACDAARNCYVVEIDAPYDVVIGAIHPPLDLSLYQGMKGWELPMAGVRDGGVLIMTAPCREGVGARFYARLIDQYPDRAQWAGLEGEPYTLGLHKLVRTARALKRFRLFAVTGMAAAEVKRYGYVPFESLAAALEAAFDYVGRPARMLIVEDSALTTVVRKHDPMHAEKARLKTETECLDI
- the ndk gene encoding nucleoside-diphosphate kinase, giving the protein MERTLMIIKPDATGRNLIGEILRRVEQARFVIKALKMVHLTPAEARRFYAVHEGKPFLDSLCAFMSSGPVVVAALEKENAVADYRALIGATNPKNAACGTVRYDLAIDLERNSVHGSDSVENAKTEIAFFFPDLK
- the mdh gene encoding malate dehydrogenase gives rise to the protein MDKKVTVVGAGNVGAACAQYLAEANLCDVVLIDVIEGMPQGKALDLTQAGPVRGYDVRVEGSNDYAAAAGSQLVIVTAGIARKPGMSREDLLNTNIQIMDSVMEGITKHAPKAMILVVSNPLDVMTYRAWKKSGLAKNMVFGQAGVLDSTRFRTFVAMELGVAMTETQAMVLGGHGDSMVPLPHYTTVGGIPITELIPKERIDAIVQRTRDGGAEIVKLLKTGSAYYAPAASTVKMADAVLNDRKTLVAASVHLDGQYGIKDVFTGVPVILGKGGVEKVIELKLGADELKALQASANNYKEIIAGLK